One Gossypium hirsutum isolate 1008001.06 chromosome A11, Gossypium_hirsutum_v2.1, whole genome shotgun sequence genomic window carries:
- the LOC107922914 gene encoding uncharacterized protein codes for MAYSVSHNSFSTISLFVGFLVVASSLAPVLSSPLMSDSGNRQMKNHTFKPAKDIQKLRRINAYLKKINKPAVKTIQSPDGDIIDCVLSHLQPAFDHPELRGQKTSDPPARPKRHNSTDANPENLQLWTGSGESCPQGTVPIRRTTEKDVLRASSVRRYGRTRRRHVRRDSTGSGHEHAVVFLNGDQYYGAKASLNVWAPHVTNEYEFSLSQIWIISGSFGNDLNTIEAGWQVSPELYGDNYPRFFTYWTTDAYRATGCYNLLCSGFVQTTNKIAIGAAISPLSSYNGRQFDIDIMVWKDPKHGHWWLEFGSGLLVGYWPAFLFSHLRSHANMIQFGGEIVNTRSSGFHTSTQMGSGHFAEEGFGKAAYFRNLQTVDWDNNLLPLTNLHLLADHSDCYDIRQGRNNVWGNYFYYGGPGRNVRCP; via the exons ATGGCTTATTCTGTTTCCCACAACAGTTTCTCAACGATTTCTCTTTTTGTCGGTTTCCTTGTTGTTGCTTCCTCCCTTGCCCCTGTCCTGTCCTCCCCATTGATGTCAGATTCCGGTAACCGGCAAATGAAAAACCATACTTTTAAACCTGCTAAGGACATTCAGAAGCTAAGGAGAATAAATGCTTATCTCAAGAAGATCAATAAGCCTGCTGTGAAGACAATTCAG AGTCCGGATGGTGATATCATAGATTGTGTTCTCTCTCATCTTCAACCTGCTTTCGATCACCCTGAGCTTAGAGGGCAGAAAACATCG GATCCACCGGCGAGGCCAAAACGTCACAACTCTACCGATGCAAACCCTGAGAACTTGCAACTATGGACAGGCTCAGGTGAATCTTGCCCCCAAGGAACTGTTCCAATCAGAAGAACTACAGAGAAAGACGTTTTGAGAGCAAGTTCTGTTAGGAGATATGGAAGAACAAGAAGAAGACATGTAAGGAGAGACTCAACAGGCAGCGGCCATGAG CACGCAGTTGTGTTTCTGAATGGAGATCAGTATTATGGTGCAAAGGCAAGCTTAAACGTGTGGGCGCCTCATGTGACTAATGAATACGAGTTTAGCCTGTCACAGATATGGATCATCTCTGGTTCTTTTGGCAATGATCTTAATACCATTGAAGCTGGTTGGCAG GTTAGCCCTGAATTATATGGAGATAATTACCCTAGATTCTTCACATACTGGACG ACTGATGCATACCGAGCCACAGGATGCTACAACTTGCTGTGTTCGGGCTTTGTCCAAACCACCAATAAAATTGCTATTGGAGCAGCAATCTCTCCACTCTCCTCCTACAATGGCAGACAGTTTGACATCGACATAATGGTTTGGAAG GATCCAAAACATGGACATTGGTGGTTAGAATTTGGATCAGGATTACTGGTTGGATATTGGCCTGCATTTCTCTTCAGTCACTTGAGAAGCCATGCCAACATGATACAATTTGGAGGAGAAATTGTGAACACTAGATCGTCAGGATTCCACACATCAACACAAATGGGCAGTGGACATTTTGCTGAAGAAGGGTTTGGAAAGGCAGCTTATTTTCGGAACTTGCAAACTGTTGATTGGGATAATAATTTGCTGCCCCTAACAAACCTTCACCTATTGGCCGATCATTCTGATTGCTACGACATCAGACAAGGAAGAAATAATGTTTGGGGAAATTACTTTTACTATGGAGGCCCAGGAAGGAACGTAAGGTGTCCTTGA